The following DNA comes from Capsicum annuum cultivar UCD-10X-F1 unplaced genomic scaffold, UCD10Xv1.1 ctg1489, whole genome shotgun sequence.
TTAGGTTCTTTTTGAGCTGTAATTGTGtaaaaagttttgatctttgactGAATTTTGTTGTGGGGTTGCCCTTTTTTagtcattgtttttttttttttgtgtgtgtgtgtgaatttaTTATCTGCTGGTTTgaatttgattttcttgttttgttattgttcttTTGGGCTGTAATTGTGTAAAAAGTTTTGAGCTTTGTCTGATTCTTGTTGTGGGGTGGGCGGGTGGGTGGGGGCTATTTTTAGTCATAGTTTGGcttctttttttgtgtgtgagaATTTTATTATCTGctggtttgaattttattttcttgtttctcTTATCTTTTAGCATAGTTTGGCTTTTTTGTGAATTTTATCCTATGCTGGTCagaatttgattttcttttttattgttcttttgAGCTGTAATTGTGAAAAAGTTGAGCTTTGACTGAATTttggtggggtggggggtgggggtgctTAGATAACATATAACTCTGTCGATTGTCATAATGTGGCTTTTTTTGTGAATCTTATTCCCtgctggtaaagttgctgccatgtgatctccggtcacgggttcaagccgtggaaataCTCTCTTGTGGAAATGCAGGGTAAGATTGCATGTATTAGACCCTTGTTGTCTGGCCCTTTCCCTCGGCCAGGGCATAGCAGGAGGTTTAGTGCATGTTGTTCTTTTGAGCTGTGATTGCGTAAAACATTTTGAGTTTTGACTGAATTTTGTTGTGGGGATGCTAAGATAACATATAACTCTATTATTTTGGTCATAGTTTGgcttttatatgattttattcTGTACTGgtttgaatttgattttattgTATTCTTGTTCGTTTGAGATGCAATTGTGTAAAAAGTTTGAGCTTTGACTGAATTTTGTTGTGGGGGTGATTAGATAACATATAACTCTATTTTTCGTCATGGTTTGgctttttttgtgaattttatttCTGCTGGTAAAGTTGATGCCATGGGACCGGTCAAGGGTTCCTGTCGTGGAAAAagcctcttgcagaaatacaGGGTAAGGCTGCATATGACCCTAGTGGTCTGGCCCTTCCCCGGACTCCGctcatagcgggagctttagtgcaacAGATTGTCATTTTATTGTTCTTTTGAGCTGTAATTGTATAAAAAGTTTTgagcttttgaattttttttgtgggggttgcttagataacttataatccTGAAGAGAAGTTCAATAAGTTGGCTGATGAAGTGGATAGGGAGGCTGGGCTTACAAGACTAACTCTATTTTCTCCTTGCAAGGTAAGTTAATTAAGTTAAGTTTTTTAAGTATTGAAACTCTTTTGTGAAGcttatcctttttctttcttttattttggcaaATCTACTGTCTTTTTGTGCTGCAGATAAATGTTTTCTTGAGAATTACTGGCAAGAGGGACGATGGGTATCATGATTTGGCATCTCTCTTTCATGTAAGTGTTCGACTTCCTCTTTTGTGCTTCAGATTTTTTTGCCTGGCGAGAAATCAGAATATGGCAATGCTTGAAAGAATCCCATTGGAATTAGGCTATATTACTACTCCCcctgtttcaatttgtttgtctggttttgacttgacacggagtttaagaaagtaagtaaagaagacttttgaatcttgtggtcttaaactaaagatatgtagaatgtaccaaaatgtcttttaatcttgtgatcttgAACATGCCAGGTGGAAAGTTAGAACTAAAGAGTTGCCAAAAAAAGGAACtatgcattattttttaaacgaactaaaaagtgAAAGTAaagcaaacaaattgaaacagaggGTGTATATTGCAAGATCTGAAGAATCGCAAGTTCTCATTACTGTGGTATTTACTAATGAAGTTATGGAAGAATGAATTATGAAGTGTATTATAGGTTATGAAATAATTAACCGTTTTGTTCCTCCAGGTAATTAGTCTAGGAGATAAAATAAAGTTCTCTCTGTCACCATCAAAGTCAAAGGATCGTTTATCTACTAACGTTGCTGGAGTTCCACTCGATGAGAGAAATCTGGTAAAGGAAGAAGCTAATACGGTTATCCTCATACTTTTCAATTTGAATGATCTGATTGTTAGATTCTTACTTTTGCCACTCTCTTTGCAGATTATAAAGGCCCTCAATCTTTATAGGAAAAAAACTGGAACAGACAATCACttttgggtaaaatctttaaattgTTAGCAAATTAATCAGTTTGGAATAGCTTTTTGATATATTGCAACAAGTTTGACTTCATTACCTATTTATCTGGCCAGATTCATCTTGATAAGAAGGTGCCTACTGGAGCTGGTCTTGGTGGTGGGAGCAGTAATGCTGCAACAGCTCTGTGGGCAGCAAATCAATTCAGTGGTTGTGTTGCCTCTGAAAAGGATCTCCAAGAGTGGTCTGGTGAAATTGGTTCGGATATTCCTTTCTTCTTCTCTCATGGAGCAGCCTATTGTACGGGTAGGGGTGAGGTATGCTTTTGCCTGGCACTTACTTCCAAATGTCACATACCTTGGCGTTTTGTATGAGATTTGTGGTTTTCCTTGCATCTCTTTGGGTCTCTAGTGCTGTTAATCAGTCTCTGATCAGTTGGGTGGAAAGCTTTAACCATACCCCAAAAGGAggggaagaaaaagaagtggggtgGAAAGTCATCTGACTCTTACTAGCCTCGATGGTTAGCAAGATTTAAAATTCATTATCATTGACTAAGAAATTTTATGAAATGTGACTACGAACTTGTTTCTTGTACCTCGATTGTTTGTTGGTCCTTGTACCTTGATTATTATATTGTTTTGTTCTTGTTTCTGTTctgttactatttgttgttttattGTTATATGTTGTTCTTGTACTTCCGTTACTTCTTGTTTGGTACTGCTTTTGATTTTTTCCCCCTTGAACcgaggtctatcagaaacaaggtaggggtaaggtttggtACACTCTACCtcccctccccagaccccactttttGGGTCTACACTGGGCAATGTTGTTGTGAGTAGCAACTTGGTTCACTTGCAACTTTGGTTGCATCCACACTTTAATGTCGCAAGTTAAATGTATAATATCAAACCCGGCACCTTTTTCAACTCCTTCCTTTCACATGAGAAGTATAATGTCTGATGATTTACAGAAGGAATGTAATTCAGGGAGTAGATGTATTGCATGAAAACTTTAGACAGATCCCATATTTTGCAATTAGCAAGAGATTCTTGTAATTTCTTTTGGAACTCCATCCTTTCACATGACAAGTAGAATTTACACTTAGTAAGAGGgtgtttggattgacttatttttaagTGCCTTTGGcttttaagcttttttttttcttgggaaagaggggggtgggggtgggggtggaggagGTGTTTGGGAAAGACAAAAAGTGTTTTTAAGCACTTTCTTTTGAGCCTTGTACAAAATTAAGCTAAAAGCTTAAGTTGGTTACTTCCAACTTATGGCTTTTAGCTTATAATCTACTTAAAAAAACCCAATCCAAACACCGCCTAAGCTTGTTTATTATTGATAGGCGAGAGGTACAAGTGTAGTTTATTCAGACAAGTAGGGTCAAATCATCCCGTGcttctcaaaatttaaaaatttggcaTGCGGAAAGGAGATATCAACTTCTGTTACATAATTACTGTTAATTGTAGTGTGGTAGTGTCTCAATAGGTTGTAGATTTGACAGTTAATGGCCTGAGATTCTGCTTTGGatggaaaaattgaaattttgcaAAATGATGATGAGGAAAGAAGCCTCAAACTTTTTTGGAATGACGTTCTATCTTCAGCTTTCTTGTCGTGACCTTCCATCATTCCATATTTACATGTGAGTTGAAGCAGTGGTCAATGCATGAgaaatgaattttaaattgctAGAAGTTATTACTTTTGATCTTGTTGcttataaattcaaattatgGAAATCTGcatttgttttgttcaggttgtTCAAGATATCCCATCATCCATACCATTTGACATTCCAATGGTTCTCATAAAGCCTCAACAGGCATGCTCTACTGCTGAAGTTTACAAGGTGATACAACATGAATTTAAGGAACAAGTGTAGGATGAAATATACCATTTTTGGTTATCAAAGTCTTAAGAGAAATTTGGTTTGACAGCGTTTTCAGTTGGATCTGTCTAGTAAGGTTGATCCCTTGAGCTTGCTGGAGAAAATCTCAACTACTGGAATATCTCAAGATGTGTGTGTCAATGATTTAGGTACGATATGAAGATTAGGCACCCTAACATTTGTTcaaaacacatggataatcttttttgtgtgtgtgggtGCGCGCATTTCTAAATTCATGTGCATTAAAGTAACTTTCCTAGTGACATTGCTCAAAGAATAGTAAAACTTTCTTAAAGCGGACCATTATTGTAGTTGCTTAGTCCAGTTCAAGCATGTAGGCTGGCTATGCTAATGAATAAATGCAAACGTCAATTCCAATTTCCTTCCACATGCATAGTCTTTGTGCTGATCAGTAATTCAGAAATGCAAATTTGAAGGCGCACTTTCTTCATTCCCCTGGTTTCACTGAGTAAAAGACTAATCTTTCTTTATCTACTAGAGCTTCTCTCCTTATTTGGTGTGTGAAAATGAGAACTTCACTTGATTGATTGCAATCATGCAACGTGAATCTGCAAATTTTACTCTTTATAATGATATATTACTTTCAAACACACTTTTGAAACGtatttcatatctttttctaGGATTCCTCTTTTCAGTTGCCAGTTTCAGTTGTATGTTGTGCTGGAGAAGTAAATTGATGATTAGTCTTTACTCTTTAGTGTTTCCATGCCCTCTTCTGTCGCAGCAAGTAATTGTTTCATCTGGCAAGGTAGAATAGATTCAAAAACCAGACTGCTACACATGAAGTAGATTGCTCTTGTGTGACTTGGGAAGTATAATTGGTCGAATGTAGTACTTAAATATGCACCTATCTGGAAATCAGCAGAGTGGATCTTGCAATTTGAAGATCTTTCTTCTCAGGATTACACCATTTGACATTGATAATATTTCTTGCAGAACCTCCTGCCTTTGAAGTTCTTCCGTCTCTTAAAAGGTTAAAACAGCGAGTGATTGCTGCAGGCCGAGGACAATATGATGCAGTCTTCATGTCTGGAAGGTATGCTTTTGCCTTACTCTGGTTTATATTCTTGCTTT
Coding sequences within:
- the LOC124890251 gene encoding 4-diphosphocytidyl-2-C-methyl-D-erythritol kinase, chloroplastic/chromoplastic-like, whose translation is MSSCNILCSYQLYSSCNVKPQIGSSRKSCFSQSWSNRPHGLSYFHKNFEFRRSNFVIVKASDSTTSRKQVEITYNPEEKFNKLADEVDREAGLTRLTLFSPCKINVFLRITGKRDDGYHDLASLFHVISLGDKIKFSLSPSKSKDRLSTNVAGVPLDERNLIIKALNLYRKKTGTDNHFWIHLDKKVPTGAGLGGGSSNAATALWAANQFSGCVASEKDLQEWSGEIGSDIPFFFSHGAAYCTGRGEVVQDIPSSIPFDIPMVLIKPQQACSTAEVYKRFQLDLSSKVDPLSLLEKISTTGISQDVCVNDLEPPAFEVLPSLKRLKQRVIAAGRGQYDAVFMSGSGSTIVGVGSPDPPQFVYDDEEYKDVFMSEASFITRPANEWYVEPVSASNIGDQTEFSTTFDES